The following proteins come from a genomic window of Ilumatobacter coccineus YM16-304:
- a CDS encoding fibronectin type III domain-containing protein has product MRSVNGTAVRRATAIGAAFALLGVYQWAGGGQFGPTAESVDPNRPTPRGGQVENELGDRLIRDDEFYRQRAYPNDEVPPGALEDAWAEAALLPVVAETRSLPTADEVVATDPLSPDSLSGPDAFGLPASATWSQVGTRGITGYTNPFDDFYNGTVPLSGRIVAIANHPIDPNTAYIGSPSGGLFKTTNGGTSWTPLFDSQTTLSISAIAIDPDAPDTLYVGTGEGSGGRYYGQGVFKSTNGGATWTKLSIGSPGTALDYCHVSDVVALPGNDRVIVTVSSATFGGPASSCQTSGTFAATGLWTSPDGGMNWSHTVTDGATDLAVDADDPTRIYAGDRQFGALYSINSGDDWSTTGGLPGSDRGQAKVAAGDGDVVYAAIEKASDFSLLGIYKSTDGGINYSLLSAPADICNYPQLPGDPLTAQCNYDFDIAVDTSPAGDDIVYLAGIFLGRSTDGGVTFSYSGNDPNEEFGSKQLHVDIQKLSFDASGRLWVGTDGGIQRTSNGTTFTNVNADLNLQQFQHGVSTTPDGTLFGGTQDLGSTRYTTGPGWTMWLSGDGGAGAVDPRDPQVVYGTYIYGQAFKSFDGGANSFPLNEPDCMGEGTSACLFYAPFEMDPARPDTLLTATDRVYRTTDAGETAPFPISAAFSNPISAIAPAASDENVIYAGDIGGELRVTSDAGITNTWPVVSSSLPARWITDILVDPRDADHAWVAFSGFGSGHVYETYDRGGFWFDVSGDLPDAPVNAIDADFRTSPANVFVGTDVGVFASDDGGANWARYGTGLPQITTLDVVVNSAQNTLTAGTSGRGMWTVPIGCSVPTNDLFANATTLTGHSDSDVGDNTCASTEFGEPRHNPDSGDPLPSNSLWWNWTSPGNGTVEIDTFGSAADTLLSVYSGDSIGSLTQLAHNDDTGSELQSQVELPVTEGTTYRIAVDGYDTFDTGSVTVNLDATVSPSAPLNATTTPGNGEVTVSWDAASANGSPVIAYGVSASPGTGSCGTAGDTSCTIDGLTNGTEYTFSITASNANGTSNAATVTGTPGTEVIVALAPGRVYETRSAPNVTVDGQQTAVGRTTAGEVVEVEVAGRAGVPNDADAAVLNITAIRPTTGGFITSFPCGTTQPLTASLNYAAGQVIANGAIIKLGTTGTNTGKVCIYTSSAMDLVVDVTGYVPDGSVLGALAPGRVYETRSAPNVTVDGQQTAVGRTAAGGVVEVEIAGRAGVPNGADSAIINITAIRPTTGGFITSFPCGTTQPLTASLNYAAGQVIANGAIIKLGTTGTNTGKVCIYTSSAMDLVVDVTGYIPVTTGFGALSPGRIYETRSAPNVTVDGQQTALGRTTAGEIVEVDVAGRAGVPNDANAAVLNITAIRPTTGGFITSFPCGTTQPLTASLNYAAGQVIANGAIIKLGTTTGKVCIYTSSAMDLVVDVTGYVSG; this is encoded by the coding sequence ATGCGATCAGTCAACGGAACAGCAGTACGGCGGGCCACCGCCATCGGGGCCGCATTCGCGCTGCTCGGTGTGTATCAATGGGCCGGCGGCGGGCAGTTCGGGCCCACGGCCGAGTCGGTCGACCCGAACCGGCCGACACCGCGCGGCGGGCAGGTCGAGAACGAACTCGGCGATCGCCTGATCCGTGACGACGAGTTCTACCGCCAGCGTGCCTACCCGAACGACGAGGTGCCGCCCGGCGCACTCGAAGACGCGTGGGCCGAGGCAGCGCTGCTCCCGGTGGTTGCGGAGACCCGATCGCTTCCCACCGCCGACGAGGTCGTCGCCACCGACCCGTTGTCGCCCGACTCGCTGAGCGGACCCGACGCGTTCGGGCTGCCGGCAAGTGCGACGTGGAGCCAGGTCGGCACCCGTGGCATCACCGGCTACACGAACCCCTTCGACGACTTCTACAACGGCACGGTGCCGCTGTCGGGGCGCATCGTGGCGATCGCGAACCACCCGATCGATCCCAACACCGCCTACATCGGCTCGCCGAGCGGCGGGTTGTTCAAGACGACCAACGGCGGCACATCGTGGACGCCGCTGTTCGATTCCCAGACCACGCTCTCGATCAGTGCGATCGCCATCGACCCCGACGCTCCCGACACCCTCTACGTCGGCACCGGTGAGGGCTCCGGTGGCCGCTACTACGGCCAGGGCGTGTTCAAGTCGACGAACGGCGGCGCGACGTGGACGAAGCTCTCCATCGGCTCGCCAGGAACCGCACTCGACTACTGCCACGTCTCCGACGTCGTCGCGTTGCCCGGCAACGACCGAGTGATCGTCACCGTGTCGTCCGCGACGTTCGGCGGACCGGCGTCGTCGTGCCAGACCTCTGGCACGTTCGCCGCGACCGGGCTCTGGACCTCGCCCGACGGTGGGATGAACTGGTCACACACCGTCACCGACGGGGCCACCGACCTCGCGGTCGACGCCGATGACCCCACCCGCATTTACGCCGGCGACCGACAGTTCGGCGCTCTGTACTCGATCAATTCGGGCGACGACTGGAGTACGACAGGCGGTCTCCCCGGGTCGGATCGCGGGCAGGCGAAGGTCGCCGCCGGCGATGGCGACGTGGTGTACGCGGCGATCGAGAAGGCATCCGATTTCTCGCTGCTCGGCATCTACAAGTCGACCGACGGTGGCATCAACTACAGCTTGCTGTCGGCACCCGCCGACATCTGCAACTATCCACAGCTTCCCGGCGACCCACTCACGGCGCAGTGCAACTACGACTTCGACATCGCCGTCGACACATCGCCCGCCGGCGACGACATCGTGTACCTCGCCGGCATCTTCCTCGGCCGCAGCACCGACGGCGGCGTCACCTTCAGCTACTCCGGCAACGATCCGAACGAAGAGTTCGGCTCGAAGCAACTGCACGTCGACATCCAGAAGCTCTCGTTCGACGCGAGCGGCCGGCTCTGGGTCGGCACCGACGGCGGCATCCAGCGCACGAGCAACGGCACGACGTTCACCAACGTCAACGCCGACCTCAACCTCCAGCAGTTCCAGCACGGCGTCTCGACCACGCCCGACGGCACGCTGTTCGGCGGCACGCAAGACCTCGGCTCCACCCGCTACACGACCGGGCCGGGCTGGACGATGTGGCTCTCGGGCGACGGTGGTGCGGGCGCGGTAGATCCGCGAGATCCCCAGGTGGTGTACGGCACGTACATCTACGGTCAGGCGTTCAAGTCGTTCGACGGTGGCGCGAACAGCTTCCCCCTCAACGAGCCCGACTGCATGGGCGAAGGCACCTCGGCATGCCTGTTCTACGCACCGTTCGAGATGGATCCGGCGCGACCCGACACGCTCCTGACCGCGACCGACAGGGTGTACCGAACCACCGACGCCGGCGAGACGGCACCATTCCCGATCAGCGCCGCGTTCAGCAACCCGATCAGCGCCATCGCTCCGGCAGCGAGCGACGAGAACGTCATCTACGCGGGGGACATCGGCGGGGAGCTCCGGGTCACCAGCGACGCCGGTATCACCAACACGTGGCCCGTCGTCTCGTCGTCACTCCCGGCACGGTGGATCACCGACATCCTCGTCGACCCGCGCGACGCCGATCATGCGTGGGTGGCGTTCTCGGGGTTCGGATCCGGACACGTCTACGAGACCTACGATCGCGGTGGCTTCTGGTTCGACGTGTCAGGTGACCTCCCCGACGCGCCGGTCAACGCGATCGACGCCGACTTCCGTACGTCACCCGCGAACGTCTTCGTCGGCACCGACGTCGGGGTGTTCGCATCCGACGATGGCGGTGCCAACTGGGCCCGCTACGGCACCGGGTTGCCACAGATCACGACGCTCGACGTCGTCGTCAACAGTGCGCAGAACACCCTCACCGCCGGCACCTCCGGACGAGGTATGTGGACCGTGCCGATCGGCTGCAGCGTGCCGACCAACGACCTGTTCGCCAACGCGACCACGCTGACGGGCCACAGCGACAGCGACGTCGGCGACAACACGTGCGCGTCGACCGAGTTCGGCGAACCGCGACACAACCCCGATTCCGGCGACCCGCTGCCAAGCAACTCGCTCTGGTGGAACTGGACCTCGCCCGGCAACGGGACGGTCGAGATCGACACGTTCGGAAGTGCGGCCGACACCCTGCTCTCCGTGTACAGCGGCGACTCGATCGGCTCGCTGACGCAACTCGCGCACAACGACGACACCGGCTCCGAGTTACAGAGTCAGGTGGAGCTCCCCGTCACCGAGGGCACCACGTACCGCATCGCCGTCGACGGCTACGACACGTTCGACACTGGATCGGTCACCGTCAATCTCGACGCGACCGTGTCGCCATCGGCACCGCTCAACGCCACGACGACACCGGGTAACGGTGAGGTCACCGTGTCGTGGGACGCCGCGAGCGCCAACGGCTCCCCGGTCATCGCCTACGGCGTCTCGGCCAGCCCCGGCACCGGCTCGTGCGGCACCGCCGGAGACACCTCGTGCACCATCGACGGGCTGACGAACGGCACCGAGTACACGTTCTCGATCACCGCGTCCAACGCCAACGGCACGAGCAACGCCGCGACCGTGACCGGAACACCCGGCACCGAGGTGATCGTGGCGCTCGCGCCCGGTCGTGTGTACGAGACTCGTTCGGCGCCGAACGTGACCGTCGACGGGCAGCAGACCGCCGTCGGCCGCACGACGGCAGGAGAGGTCGTCGAAGTCGAGGTCGCCGGACGCGCCGGGGTCCCCAACGACGCCGACGCCGCCGTCCTCAACATCACCGCCATCCGCCCGACCACCGGCGGATTCATCACCTCGTTCCCCTGCGGCACCACCCAACCCCTCACCGCCAGCCTCAACTACGCCGCCGGCCAAGTCATCGCCAACGGCGCCATCATCAAACTCGGCACCACCGGCACCAACACCGGCAAGGTCTGCATCTACACCAGCAGCGCCATGGACCTCGTCGTCGACGTCACCGGCTACGTGCCCGACGGATCGGTGCTGGGAGCACTCGCGCCGGGTCGTGTGTACGAGACGCGGTCGGCTCCGAACGTCACGGTCGACGGGCAGCAGACCGCCGTCGGTCGCACCGCCGCCGGTGGCGTGGTGGAGGTCGAGATCGCCGGTCGCGCCGGCGTGCCGAACGGTGCTGACTCGGCGATCATCAACATCACCGCGATTCGCCCGACCACCGGTGGATTCATCACCTCGTTCCCCTGCGGCACCACCCAACCCCTCACCGCCAGCCTCAACTACGCCGCCGGCCAAGTCATCGCCAACGGCGCCATCATCAAACTCGGCACCACCGGCACCAACACCGGCAAGGTCTGCATCTACACCAGCAGCGCCATGGACCTCGTCGTCGACGTCACCGGCTACATCCCGGTGACCACCGGGTTCGGTGCGCTGAGCCCGGGCCGCATCTACGAGACTCGTTCGGCGCCGAACGTGACCGTCGACGGGCAGCAGACCGCTCTGGGCCGCACGACGGCAGGAGAGATCGTCGAAGTCGACGTCGCCGGACGCGCCGGGGTCCCCAACGACGCCAACGCCGCCGTCCTCAACATCACCGCCATCCGCCCGACCACCGGCGGATTCATCACCTCGTTCCCCTGCGGCACCACCCAACCCCTCACCGCCAGCCTCAACTACGCCGCCGGCCAAGTCATCGCCAACGGCGCCATCATCAAACTCGGCACCACCACCGGCAAGGTCTGCATCTACACCAGCAGCGCCATGGACCTCGTCGTCGACGTCACCGGCTACGTCAGCGGCTGA
- the tatA gene encoding twin-arginine translocase TatA/TatE family subunit: MIGFLGGNEALIVLVVVLLLFGSSQVPKLAKNLGKAQKEFKDGLDEAKNGSDDEKTAADS, from the coding sequence ATGATCGGATTTCTCGGTGGTAACGAAGCGTTGATCGTCCTGGTGGTGGTCCTGTTGCTGTTCGGGAGCTCGCAGGTCCCCAAGCTCGCGAAGAACCTGGGCAAGGCACAGAAAGAGTTCAAGGACGGACTCGACGAAGCCAAGAACGGTTCCGACGACGAGAAGACCGCCGCCGACTCCTGA
- a CDS encoding carbohydrate ABC transporter permease — translation MAAPFVLGIVALVVVPAMWTVALSLYEWDLVSDPTWRGLDTFRELFADDVFRISLRNSIAFVVVSVPLRMLGVVAFAMLLHRRQRGDGPARTAVLLPTFIPDIAYGLVWLWIANPLYGPLNVVLDSVGAPTPSWFTDPGSAKALVVLMSLFTIGEGIIIAIAVRNQIRPEFYELAAVEGVGSVSTFRRVTLPLMAPALLVLAMRDAAFAFQASFVPALVVTEGGPPPFSTTYLPLFAYRNSFEYLRYGYGAAVTVVMLGVTVLVLLVQRGFVRQMAADRV, via the coding sequence ATGGCGGCCCCGTTCGTGCTCGGCATCGTCGCCCTCGTCGTCGTACCGGCGATGTGGACGGTGGCGCTCTCGCTCTACGAATGGGACCTCGTGAGCGATCCGACGTGGCGCGGCCTCGACACGTTCCGAGAGTTGTTCGCCGACGACGTGTTCCGCATCTCGCTGCGTAACTCGATCGCATTCGTCGTCGTGTCCGTACCGCTCCGAATGCTGGGCGTCGTCGCGTTCGCGATGCTGCTGCATCGTCGTCAGCGCGGTGATGGCCCAGCGCGGACCGCCGTGCTGTTGCCGACCTTCATCCCCGACATCGCCTATGGCCTGGTGTGGTTGTGGATCGCCAACCCGTTGTACGGCCCGCTCAACGTCGTTCTCGACAGCGTCGGCGCTCCCACGCCGTCGTGGTTCACCGACCCCGGCTCGGCGAAGGCGCTGGTGGTGTTGATGAGTCTGTTCACCATCGGCGAAGGCATCATCATCGCCATCGCCGTGCGAAATCAGATCCGGCCGGAGTTCTACGAACTCGCCGCCGTCGAAGGCGTCGGTTCGGTGTCGACGTTCCGGCGGGTGACGCTCCCGCTGATGGCACCGGCGTTGCTGGTGCTCGCGATGCGCGACGCAGCGTTCGCGTTCCAGGCGTCGTTCGTTCCGGCGCTCGTCGTCACCGAGGGTGGACCACCACCGTTCAGCACCACGTACCTGCCGCTGTTCGCGTACCGCAACAGCTTCGAGTATCTCCGCTACGGCTACGGCGCAGCGGTCACCGTCGTGATGCTCGGGGTGACCGTGCTCGTGCTGTTGGTGCAGCGTGGCTTCGTGCGCCAGATGGCGGCCGACCGGGTCTGA
- a CDS encoding vWA domain-containing protein, protein MPSRFTYSRWDGSQTGFEFDADAAFDELTDELLYHGDVNAALRRMMQEGMQDRDGNQLSGLRELLEQLRQERQERLANSDLGGVYDEINDALDDILDEERHAIENALREAQNSGDQRRAENAESAAMERNMRLDLMPDDLAGKVRELDSYNFESAEAKQRFEQLMEQLKEQLMQQMVDQMSGAIQNMTPDDMARMKDMMASLNELLEAHQRGEDTSEQFSDFMDEFGDFFPENPENVEQLLEQMAQRMAAMQAMMNSMTPEQRAQLQELSDQLMGDMDLQWQMQQLSGNLQQMFPQMQWNQSYDFEGQDPMGFQQAMQAMQELGDIDQLENLLRNASSPSALAEADMDKVRNLMGDDAAKSLERLAELTKQLEQAGLIENKEGKLELTPKGLRKIGSNALRELFSKMSKDMAGQHEMSQHGVGHERTYDTKAYEYGDPFQLDLNRTIRNALRRSAGDGETGTPVRLSPDDFEIERTEHLTRSATVLMLDLSLSMPMRDNFLPAKKVAMALHHLISTQFPRDYLGIVGFSETARILTAEQLPEVSWDFVYGTNMHHGFTLARQLLARESGNKQIIMITDGEPTAHITPDGLPFFNYPPVRETIEATLREVVRATKSQIRINTFGLGADGSLRAFIERMTQINQGRAFFTTPENLGDYVLVDFLDGKRQMARAGRRAG, encoded by the coding sequence ATGCCGTCTCGCTTCACCTACTCACGCTGGGACGGGTCGCAGACCGGGTTCGAGTTCGACGCCGACGCCGCCTTCGACGAACTCACCGACGAACTGCTCTACCACGGTGACGTCAACGCCGCCCTCCGCCGGATGATGCAGGAAGGCATGCAGGACCGCGACGGCAACCAGCTCTCCGGCCTGCGCGAACTCCTCGAACAGCTCCGCCAGGAACGACAGGAACGCCTCGCCAACAGCGACCTCGGCGGCGTGTACGACGAGATCAACGACGCGCTCGACGACATCCTCGACGAAGAACGCCACGCCATCGAGAACGCGCTGCGCGAGGCGCAGAACTCCGGCGATCAGCGTCGCGCCGAGAACGCCGAGTCAGCGGCCATGGAGCGCAACATGCGCCTCGACCTCATGCCCGACGACCTCGCCGGCAAGGTTCGCGAGCTCGACTCGTACAACTTCGAGTCGGCCGAAGCGAAGCAGCGCTTCGAGCAGCTCATGGAGCAGCTCAAAGAACAACTCATGCAACAGATGGTCGACCAGATGTCGGGGGCCATCCAGAACATGACCCCCGACGACATGGCCCGCATGAAAGACATGATGGCGTCGCTCAACGAACTCCTCGAAGCGCACCAGCGCGGCGAAGACACCTCCGAGCAGTTCAGCGACTTCATGGACGAGTTCGGCGACTTCTTCCCCGAGAACCCCGAGAACGTCGAACAACTCCTCGAGCAGATGGCCCAACGCATGGCAGCCATGCAGGCGATGATGAACTCGATGACGCCCGAGCAGCGGGCGCAGCTGCAAGAGCTCAGCGACCAGCTCATGGGCGACATGGACCTGCAGTGGCAGATGCAGCAGCTCTCGGGCAACCTCCAGCAGATGTTCCCGCAGATGCAGTGGAACCAGAGCTACGACTTCGAAGGCCAGGACCCGATGGGGTTCCAGCAGGCGATGCAGGCCATGCAGGAGCTGGGCGACATCGACCAACTCGAGAACCTGCTCCGCAACGCGTCGAGCCCGAGCGCCCTCGCCGAAGCCGACATGGACAAGGTGCGCAACCTGATGGGTGACGACGCCGCCAAGTCACTCGAGCGGCTCGCCGAACTCACCAAGCAACTCGAACAGGCCGGGCTCATCGAGAACAAGGAGGGCAAGCTCGAACTCACGCCGAAGGGCCTGCGCAAGATCGGGTCGAACGCGTTGCGCGAGCTGTTCTCGAAGATGTCGAAAGACATGGCCGGCCAGCACGAGATGAGCCAGCACGGCGTCGGCCACGAACGCACCTACGACACCAAGGCGTACGAGTACGGCGACCCGTTCCAACTCGACCTCAACCGCACGATCCGCAACGCGCTGCGCCGCTCGGCGGGCGACGGCGAGACCGGCACCCCGGTCCGCCTCTCCCCCGACGACTTCGAGATCGAGCGCACCGAACACCTCACCCGTTCGGCGACCGTGCTGATGCTCGACCTGTCGCTGTCGATGCCGATGCGTGACAACTTCCTCCCGGCCAAGAAGGTCGCCATGGCGCTGCATCACCTCATCTCGACGCAGTTCCCACGCGACTACCTCGGCATCGTCGGCTTCTCCGAGACCGCTCGAATCCTCACCGCCGAGCAACTGCCCGAGGTGTCGTGGGACTTCGTGTACGGCACCAACATGCACCACGGCTTCACGCTGGCCCGCCAACTCCTGGCACGCGAATCGGGCAACAAGCAGATCATCATGATCACCGACGGTGAACCGACCGCGCACATCACCCCCGACGGGCTGCCCTTCTTCAACTACCCGCCGGTTCGCGAGACCATCGAGGCCACGTTGCGCGAGGTCGTCCGGGCCACGAAGTCACAGATCCGCATCAACACATTCGGGCTCGGCGCCGACGGCTCGCTGCGAGCATTCATCGAACGCATGACACAGATCAACCAGGGTCGGGCGTTCTTCACCACGCCTGAGAACCTCGGCGATTACGTGCTCGTCGACTTCCTCGACGGCAAGCGCCAGATGGCACGCGCCGGTCGCCGCGCCGGCTGA
- a CDS encoding WhiB family transcriptional regulator: MIKRNKRNQNKQPAAKGLSDAAIAELNGRPTELATAAPDPDSETAWMAEGNCRLHPPATFFPSDGVGVDKARKICRDCPVMSRCLDYALEERIDHGVWGGCSERERRRILKRRRDESLVATAETA; this comes from the coding sequence ATGATCAAGCGAAACAAGCGCAATCAGAACAAGCAGCCCGCCGCCAAGGGTCTGAGCGATGCCGCCATCGCCGAACTCAACGGTCGCCCCACCGAACTCGCCACCGCGGCCCCCGATCCCGACAGCGAGACCGCCTGGATGGCCGAGGGCAACTGTCGCCTCCACCCGCCTGCCACGTTCTTCCCGAGCGACGGCGTCGGTGTCGACAAGGCACGCAAGATCTGCCGTGACTGCCCGGTGATGTCGCGATGCCTCGACTACGCGCTCGAGGAGCGCATCGACCACGGCGTGTGGGGCGGTTGCAGCGAGCGTGAACGCCGCCGCATCCTCAAGCGCCGCCGCGACGAATCGCTCGTCGCCACCGCCGAGACCGCCTGA
- a CDS encoding amidohydrolase family protein: MEPGTQAWLDQVVEPIIDPEREIVDPHHHLWPSGKGLRYFNDELASDTTAGHNVVATVFVECHAAYRKEGPEHLRPVGETQFVAESADALAISHPDAPPISGIVAHADLTLGDRLGDVLDAHSEAAGGRFRGIRDALARSREPEAHRIPAAYAERKAYDPAFRAGVAALGQRGLTYDCWHFHYQNREFLDLARAVPDTTMVLDHFGTPVGVGSFAGRHDDYFEEWKRDIADIASCPNVVAKLGGLAMPDNGFGFDRAPAPPTADEFLAVQRRWYEHAIECFGPERCMFESNFPVDRMAISYTVLWNALKRLASQYSESEQQALFSGTATRVYRL; encoded by the coding sequence ATGGAACCCGGAACGCAAGCGTGGCTCGATCAGGTCGTCGAACCGATCATCGACCCCGAGCGCGAGATCGTCGACCCGCACCACCACCTCTGGCCGAGCGGCAAGGGGCTCCGCTACTTCAACGACGAGTTGGCCTCCGACACGACCGCCGGACACAACGTCGTGGCCACCGTGTTCGTCGAGTGCCACGCCGCGTATCGCAAGGAGGGCCCCGAACATCTGCGCCCGGTCGGTGAGACCCAGTTCGTCGCCGAGTCGGCCGACGCCCTCGCGATCTCGCATCCCGATGCGCCTCCGATCTCGGGCATCGTCGCCCACGCCGACCTGACCCTCGGCGACCGTCTGGGCGATGTGCTCGACGCCCATTCCGAGGCGGCCGGCGGTCGCTTCAGAGGCATCCGTGACGCACTGGCTCGATCGCGCGAGCCCGAGGCGCATCGGATACCGGCCGCGTATGCCGAACGCAAGGCGTACGACCCGGCGTTCCGGGCCGGGGTGGCGGCGCTGGGCCAGCGCGGACTCACCTACGACTGCTGGCACTTCCACTACCAGAACCGTGAGTTCCTCGACCTCGCGCGAGCGGTGCCCGACACGACGATGGTGCTCGATCACTTCGGTACGCCGGTCGGCGTCGGTTCGTTCGCCGGCCGCCACGACGACTACTTCGAGGAGTGGAAGCGCGACATCGCCGACATCGCGTCGTGCCCGAACGTCGTGGCGAAGTTGGGCGGGCTCGCCATGCCCGACAACGGGTTCGGTTTCGATCGGGCACCGGCACCGCCGACCGCGGACGAGTTCTTGGCCGTGCAGCGTCGGTGGTACGAGCACGCGATCGAGTGCTTCGGTCCGGAACGGTGCATGTTCGAGAGCAATTTCCCCGTCGACCGCATGGCGATCTCGTACACCGTGCTCTGGAACGCGCTCAAGCGCTTGGCGAGTCAGTACAGCGAGTCGGAACAGCAAGCACTGTTCAGCGGCACGGCGACGCGCGTCTACCGACTCTGA
- a CDS encoding WhiB family transcriptional regulator, whose amino-acid sequence MQFITTSSITISATPVEPDPDWHDRANCLGVDPDLFFPERGASTREAKEVCRGCEVRHDCLEFALQNGEKFGIWGGLSERERRRIRRQRAQVARSTIGA is encoded by the coding sequence ATGCAATTCATCACCACATCGAGCATCACGATCAGCGCGACACCCGTCGAGCCGGACCCTGATTGGCACGACCGCGCCAACTGTCTCGGCGTCGACCCCGACCTGTTCTTCCCCGAGCGGGGAGCGTCCACGCGTGAAGCCAAAGAGGTGTGCCGTGGTTGCGAAGTCCGCCACGACTGTCTCGAGTTCGCCTTGCAGAACGGTGAGAAGTTCGGCATCTGGGGTGGCCTCTCCGAGCGTGAACGCCGCCGGATCCGTCGCCAGCGCGCGCAGGTCGCACGCAGCACGATCGGCGCCTGA